Genomic segment of Ignavibacteriales bacterium:
GCTGCATATTTAGCTAACTATGCCGGCGGCTTGGTTTGTCAGGAAGTGGGAATTGTTCCAATAGAATTAAACACTTTATTTAACGCAGTGTCAAAAGAGTTGAAATGAGTAATATTAAAAACATTAACGAGCTTGCGGAAATCAGAAAAGAACTGAAACTGCAAAACAAAAAGGTAGTATTTACAAATGGTGTGTTCGATATTTTACACGCCGGACATGTAGATTACATTACCAAGGCCAAATCCAAAGGTGATATTTTAATCATAGCAGTTAATTCCGACTTGTCCGTAAAAAAAATTAAAAGCGAACTTCGCCCAATTGTACCGCAGAATGAACGGGCTTTTATTATCTCTTCTCTCAAACCGGTTGATTATGTTGTGATCTTCGATGAAGAAACTCCATATGAAATAATTAAAAAAATTATTCCGGATGTTTTAGTAAAAGGTGCAGATTGGTCTATAGAAAATATTGTAGGACGTGATATTGTAGAAGCTAACGGAGGTAAAGTAGAAACAATTGAATTTATAAATAATATTTCTACAACTAATATAATTAAAACCGTTCTGGAAAGATTTAAGAAGTAATGGCTGATCAAGAAAAAAAAAATACCGACGAAGTAAAACAGA
This window contains:
- the rfaE2 gene encoding D-glycero-beta-D-manno-heptose 1-phosphate adenylyltransferase; its protein translation is MSNIKNINELAEIRKELKLQNKKVVFTNGVFDILHAGHVDYITKAKSKGDILIIAVNSDLSVKKIKSELRPIVPQNERAFIISSLKPVDYVVIFDEETPYEIIKKIIPDVLVKGADWSIENIVGRDIVEANGGKVETIEFINNISTTNIIKTVLERFKK